One window of Streptomyces sp. NBC_00273 genomic DNA carries:
- a CDS encoding non-ribosomal peptide synthetase, with amino-acid sequence MLPLSSSQEIVWLHEQMQPGSRAYNFTASLDLWGTLDTEALRRGLDATLARHPGLRLELVASTGSVPAQRVASQCAPRLRTVDLSTEEDPEAAFARLLRTEAETPLDTFEAPLIRWTLVRLAERHHRLVHVEHHLIHDGHSFAILLDDVFRVYRAHVLGETLELPPASSYADHVQERAEAAYAPESLDFWRAELRDQQHDLPLPGLTRPGARRKHHGGQLRQTIGADLAERLRAHARTRGLTPFSTLLGLFAELLRRHSGRSRMVIGTAVGNRPLGYEDAVGMFVNTIPLPLALDGAAPAQDAMDEVTDTLIRALPHQDVPVQELTRALGMHTSGADNPLFSVMFSAHDAPLPEIDVPGLDITLFEGFNTGTTRFDLDVVLLPDDRRGVTPRHGSPGMTLVWDYDTDLFGEDVARLVSGRFLGLLRAYLDGPETALADLEPTAVEPAAEPVPVPADRDPLDPVAAHHPSQPALLCGARRLTYGELDDRVGSLAERLRAAGVTPGRPVAVVLPRGTDSLVALLACLRTGAVYCPLSPSDPPARLGLLLERLAPALVLIGDGTPALPEALPTARIDAPVLPAAHGTAELPGTAYVIHTSGSTGTPKPVAVGPEALVHHMTAAADRFGLTTSDRVLMFAQPSFDVALEEVLPTLHAGACLVLPEHEVPTGAELAELLASARVTVANLPTSYFLATREDLRPALRDETWTPRLLVLGGERLPVEALRGVLADTDATVLNAYGVTEAAISSTVHEISRDALAEGSEIPLGTELPGERVHVLDAHHRPLPSGAVGELAVAGPGLAQGYAGNAEVTAARFVHVDALDGQRVYLTGDLGYRGLDGLLYFLGRRDHQIKLRGHRIELEEIEAAASAVLGGRSCAVVLDREGPGAPRLVGFLEDGADGAAFDEKALHAELSRRLPGPLVPARWARLDSMPTLAGGKPDRTALSRRAAALDPDDAATPEPATGSEPRTGSEPGPAGTTDVSDDPLTALLTEGWRTVLGHGRFDARSHFFHSGGHSLLAAELAAWLEPRLGTRPPLKVLFRNPVLADQADALATTALSTES; translated from the coding sequence ATGCTTCCCCTCTCCTCCTCGCAGGAGATCGTCTGGCTGCACGAGCAGATGCAGCCCGGCAGTCGCGCCTACAACTTCACCGCTTCACTGGACCTGTGGGGCACCCTCGACACCGAGGCGCTGCGCCGGGGACTCGACGCCACCTTGGCACGCCACCCCGGTCTGCGGCTCGAACTCGTCGCCTCCACCGGATCCGTACCGGCGCAGCGGGTCGCGTCGCAGTGTGCGCCGCGACTGCGCACGGTCGACCTCAGCACCGAGGAGGACCCCGAGGCGGCCTTCGCCCGTCTCCTGCGCACCGAGGCCGAGACACCGCTCGACACCTTCGAGGCACCGCTCATCCGCTGGACGCTCGTGCGACTGGCCGAGCGCCACCACCGGCTGGTCCACGTCGAGCACCACCTGATCCACGACGGGCACTCCTTCGCGATCCTGCTCGACGACGTCTTCCGCGTCTACCGCGCCCACGTCCTCGGCGAGACCCTGGAGCTCCCGCCCGCCTCCTCGTACGCCGACCACGTCCAGGAGCGGGCCGAAGCCGCGTACGCCCCCGAATCGCTCGACTTCTGGCGGGCCGAACTCCGCGACCAGCAGCACGACCTGCCGCTGCCCGGTCTGACCCGCCCCGGTGCCCGCCGCAAGCACCACGGCGGACAGCTGCGCCAGACGATCGGCGCCGATCTCGCCGAACGCCTGCGCGCGCACGCCCGTACCCGCGGACTCACCCCCTTCTCCACGCTCCTCGGGCTGTTCGCCGAACTCCTGCGCCGGCACAGCGGCCGCTCCCGCATGGTCATCGGCACCGCCGTCGGCAACCGCCCCCTCGGCTACGAGGACGCCGTGGGCATGTTCGTCAACACCATCCCGCTGCCCCTCGCCCTGGACGGCGCGGCCCCCGCCCAGGACGCCATGGACGAGGTCACCGACACCCTCATCCGGGCCCTGCCGCACCAGGACGTACCGGTCCAGGAGCTGACCCGGGCGCTCGGCATGCACACTTCCGGCGCCGACAACCCGCTCTTCTCCGTCATGTTCAGCGCCCACGACGCACCGCTGCCCGAGATCGACGTGCCCGGTCTCGACATCACCCTCTTCGAGGGCTTCAACACCGGAACCACCCGCTTCGACCTCGACGTGGTCCTGCTCCCGGACGACCGGCGCGGCGTCACCCCGCGCCACGGCTCGCCCGGCATGACGCTGGTCTGGGACTACGACACGGACCTGTTCGGCGAGGACGTCGCCCGGCTGGTCTCCGGCCGCTTCCTGGGCCTGCTGCGCGCCTACCTCGACGGCCCCGAGACCGCGCTGGCCGACCTGGAACCGACCGCGGTGGAGCCGGCAGCCGAACCCGTGCCCGTCCCCGCCGACCGCGATCCGCTGGATCCCGTGGCCGCGCACCACCCGTCGCAGCCGGCCCTGCTGTGCGGCGCCCGCCGCCTCACCTACGGCGAACTCGACGACCGCGTCGGCTCGCTCGCCGAGCGACTGCGCGCCGCCGGTGTGACGCCCGGCCGGCCGGTCGCCGTGGTCCTGCCCAGGGGGACCGACTCGCTCGTCGCCCTGCTCGCCTGCCTGCGGACCGGCGCCGTCTACTGCCCGCTGTCCCCGTCCGATCCGCCGGCCCGCCTCGGGCTGCTGCTGGAACGGCTCGCCCCCGCGCTCGTCCTCATCGGCGACGGCACCCCGGCCCTCCCGGAAGCACTGCCGACCGCCCGGATCGACGCCCCGGTACTGCCCGCCGCGCACGGAACCGCCGAACTCCCCGGCACCGCGTACGTCATCCACACCTCCGGCTCCACCGGCACGCCCAAGCCCGTCGCAGTCGGCCCCGAGGCGCTGGTGCACCACATGACGGCGGCCGCCGACCGGTTCGGCCTCACCACCTCGGACCGGGTCCTGATGTTCGCCCAGCCGTCCTTCGACGTGGCGCTCGAGGAGGTGCTGCCGACCCTGCACGCCGGTGCGTGCCTGGTCCTACCCGAGCACGAGGTGCCCACGGGCGCAGAGCTCGCCGAACTGCTGGCGTCCGCCCGGGTCACCGTCGCCAACCTGCCCACCAGCTACTTCCTCGCCACCCGCGAGGACCTGCGTCCCGCACTGCGGGACGAGACCTGGACGCCCAGGCTCCTGGTCCTCGGCGGCGAACGCCTTCCCGTGGAGGCACTGCGCGGCGTCCTCGCCGACACCGACGCCACCGTGCTCAACGCGTACGGCGTCACGGAGGCGGCCATCAGCTCGACCGTCCACGAGATCTCCCGCGACGCCCTCGCCGAAGGATCCGAGATCCCCCTGGGCACCGAGCTCCCGGGCGAGCGGGTCCACGTCCTGGACGCCCACCACCGACCGCTGCCGTCCGGCGCGGTCGGTGAACTCGCCGTCGCCGGACCCGGTCTCGCCCAGGGCTACGCGGGCAACGCGGAGGTGACGGCCGCCCGGTTCGTCCACGTCGACGCACTCGACGGACAGCGCGTCTACCTCACCGGAGACCTCGGCTACCGCGGTCTGGACGGCCTGCTGTACTTCCTCGGGCGGCGCGACCACCAGATCAAGCTGCGCGGTCACCGCATCGAGCTGGAGGAGATCGAAGCGGCCGCGTCCGCCGTGCTGGGCGGCCGGTCCTGCGCGGTCGTACTGGACCGGGAGGGCCCCGGCGCGCCCCGGCTCGTCGGCTTCCTCGAAGACGGAGCCGACGGCGCGGCCTTCGACGAGAAGGCGCTGCACGCCGAGCTGAGCCGCCGCCTGCCCGGCCCCCTCGTGCCCGCCCGGTGGGCACGGCTGGACAGCATGCCGACCCTCGCCGGCGGCAAGCCCGACCGCACGGCACTGTCCCGCCGGGCGGCGGCGCTCGACCCCGACGACGCCGCAACGCCCGAGCCCGCAACCGGCTCCGAGCCCCGGACCGGCTCCGAGCCCGGGCCCGCCGGCACCACCGACGTGTCCGACGATCCGCTGACGGCCCTGCTCACCGAAGGCTGGCGCACGGTCCTCGGCCACGGCCGATTCGACGCCCGCTCCCACTTCTTCCACAGCGGGGGCCACTCCTTGCTCGCGGCCGAGCTGGCCGCCTGGCTGGAGCCCCGGCTGGGCACGCGCCCGCCGCTGAAGGTGCTCTTCCGCAACCCCGTGCTCGCCGACCAGGCCGATGCCCTCGCCACCACCGCCCTTTCCACGGAGTCGTGA
- a CDS encoding non-ribosomal peptide synthetase yields MTPTPTTLLPAGPATALPALVARHAELTPDALAVVDGDTTLTYGRLLRAGRALAAHLRTHDVARGDRVALLTARSSRTVVAQLGLWLAGAVCVPLDPAQPRPRTEAMIADAEVTLTVGDAKLLDAAALPGPALALPEEPLTTGRPVDESDPDSPAFIMFTSGSTGRPKGVLVPHRAIAELVSAPDYVTLSGRDRVLFHSPMTFDASTFEVWGALANGAAVVVCTEQRPSLEDLARHVERHGVTVAFFTTALFHQLAARRSRVFAQLRSVVVGGEAMAAAPAREVLAAFPWLELVNGYGPTETTTFATAHRVTGQDCEGPIPIGRPVSGATAHVLDAEGHPVADGDRGELWIGGSRLAHGYTGLPALTAERFVEHPAAAGGLLYRTGDIVSLRPDGILQFHGRNDDQVKVRGFRIEPAEVEHALREQPDVDDAAVTVDAAGSPEARLVAFVVPAAGPVPHGAALRERLTAVLPAHLVPDTVTVLERLPLTPAGKVDRRALAARADTARAHAAQSPPADEPAAQMTPLEQAVAEVWSQALGVEVTCAADEFLLLGGHSLLALAVTDDLREELGVELSLAEFFAAPTVAAQAALVERALLAAHADLHPETPEHSDVH; encoded by the coding sequence ATGACACCCACACCCACCACCCTGCTGCCCGCCGGCCCGGCGACCGCCCTGCCGGCACTCGTCGCACGGCACGCCGAACTCACCCCCGACGCCCTCGCCGTCGTGGACGGCGACACCACCCTCACGTACGGCCGTCTCCTGCGGGCCGGCCGGGCCCTCGCGGCACACCTGCGCACGCACGACGTGGCCCGCGGCGACCGGGTGGCGCTCCTGACGGCGCGGTCGTCCCGCACGGTCGTGGCGCAGCTCGGGCTGTGGCTGGCGGGAGCCGTGTGCGTGCCGCTCGATCCCGCCCAGCCCCGCCCGCGCACCGAGGCGATGATCGCCGACGCGGAAGTGACGCTCACCGTCGGCGACGCGAAGCTGTTGGACGCGGCCGCACTCCCCGGCCCCGCCCTCGCCCTGCCCGAGGAGCCGCTCACGACCGGTCGACCGGTCGACGAGTCCGACCCGGACAGCCCGGCATTCATCATGTTCACCTCCGGTTCCACCGGCCGTCCCAAGGGCGTCCTCGTGCCGCACCGGGCCATCGCCGAGCTGGTCAGCGCGCCCGACTACGTCACCCTCAGCGGCCGCGACCGCGTCCTGTTCCACTCGCCCATGACCTTCGACGCCTCCACGTTCGAAGTCTGGGGCGCCCTCGCCAACGGTGCCGCGGTCGTCGTCTGCACCGAGCAGCGGCCCTCCCTGGAGGACCTCGCCCGGCACGTCGAACGGCACGGCGTGACCGTGGCCTTCTTCACCACGGCCCTCTTCCACCAGCTCGCCGCACGCCGCTCCCGCGTCTTCGCCCAGCTCCGCTCGGTCGTCGTGGGCGGCGAGGCGATGGCCGCCGCACCGGCCCGTGAGGTGCTCGCCGCCTTCCCCTGGTTGGAGCTCGTCAACGGCTACGGGCCGACCGAGACGACCACCTTCGCCACCGCGCACCGGGTCACCGGGCAGGACTGCGAGGGGCCGATACCGATCGGCAGGCCCGTCTCCGGGGCCACGGCGCACGTCCTGGACGCCGAAGGCCACCCGGTCGCGGACGGCGACCGGGGCGAACTGTGGATCGGCGGCAGCAGGCTCGCCCACGGGTACACGGGCCTGCCCGCACTCACCGCCGAACGGTTCGTCGAGCATCCCGCCGCCGCTGGCGGGCTGCTCTACCGCACGGGCGACATCGTCTCCCTCCGGCCCGACGGCATCCTCCAGTTCCACGGCCGCAACGACGACCAGGTCAAGGTCCGCGGCTTCCGCATCGAACCGGCCGAGGTCGAACACGCCCTCCGCGAGCAGCCGGACGTGGACGACGCCGCCGTCACCGTCGACGCCGCCGGCAGCCCCGAGGCCCGCCTCGTCGCGTTCGTCGTCCCCGCGGCCGGTCCCGTACCGCACGGCGCGGCGCTGCGCGAGCGGCTCACCGCGGTCCTGCCCGCCCACCTGGTTCCCGACACGGTCACCGTGCTGGAACGGCTGCCCCTCACCCCGGCCGGCAAGGTCGACCGGCGCGCACTCGCCGCACGCGCGGACACCGCACGCGCGCACGCCGCCCAGAGCCCGCCCGCCGACGAACCGGCGGCGCAGATGACACCGCTGGAACAGGCCGTCGCCGAGGTGTGGAGCCAGGCCCTGGGCGTCGAGGTCACCTGCGCCGCCGACGAGTTCCTCCTCCTCGGCGGCCATTCCCTCCTCGCCCTCGCCGTCACCGACGACCTGCGCGAGGAACTCGGCGTGGAACTCTCCCTCGCCGAGTTCTTCGCCGCCCCGACCGTCGCCGCCCAGGCCGCGTTGGTCGAACGAGCCCTCCTGGCCGCCCATGCGGACCTCCACCCCGAGACCCCGGAGCACAGCGATGTCCACTGA
- a CDS encoding condensation domain-containing protein translates to MSTDTDSAAGNSRQQLQQELLRRARAGTARRATAQAGPTAGAGADQGGRAPRDTVPSGTTATTRQAGRVPLSRAQRRMWLMERLGGAGDSYHVPFATRVRGPFDAAAFATALTQLVARHAILRTRYAEHDGEPYQEVLPTPRTVPVHVVDTGATDAPELLRRESARPFDLAAGDAVRALVLRHGPQDHTVLLTFHHIAVDAASLETVATELAVLYAAATDGTGRHALAAPPQYADHARREHDDLPGFEAELNRWSDLLADAAPPRLPQPAAAAASTAARPGAAHTVPLAPGVPDALRTLGAQRRATLFAVSLTAAFAALHRLTGGDDLVIGVAGTHRSGTAMRGLVGLCVNTLPVRVDVSGDPSFAQLLRRVSDALLEAQRHRHIPFDLVLERLGAGARGADGTALVRVTSDVLGEPTVLRLPGTTAEYVDIPSDGAKFTLSYGLVPGDAAPPLALVQYDANTLDDTVAEAAARDYAALLHAVAADPERALSELPLPGPNDGSGPRDGAHREADGEADREADREGDRHPAAQALRAHPGVADAMVVQPEQGPSVAYAVLHDSFGPSGHELLGLLRRSLAPEAVPATVTLLDALPRSASGTLDHARLPGPSLPSSPSGPRARAVEEGFTAVLGVAPSPDDDFFALGGHSLKAVQLAERLRTDLGLPLTGLDVLQARTPRALTALLDERAARQSAAKAASRPAPRSRDIRPGTVLVTGATGGVGAFVVRELAAQGRPVLALARPESAHLIATEGVDVIEGDLSDLAGLRDAVAQADAVVHAACTFTRHDVDLAAMETMVDAWRRGPFVFVSSVDAYGHPGTDRVAEESPSHEPVSPYGRAKLDCEAVLLRAAGTEGRGGASAVRSPIVWGAHDRLREQLRWGAIGTLYQSARQGRPIELPRPGTGGHDWYGAAWVHAAALARAVAECLDRPVHGVANACSGHVSWHDLAQDLTELLGSRADLRATGTVPRDLDHRWHYDSARLARPLRARPGEDRRTVLAEMIDAMPPDHG, encoded by the coding sequence ATGTCCACTGACACCGACTCCGCGGCCGGCAACAGCCGCCAGCAACTCCAACAGGAGCTGCTGCGCCGGGCCCGGGCCGGAACCGCCCGCCGCGCGACGGCCCAGGCCGGTCCCACCGCCGGTGCGGGCGCGGATCAGGGCGGCCGCGCGCCCCGGGACACCGTCCCCTCCGGTACCACCGCCACCACCCGGCAGGCCGGAAGGGTTCCCCTCTCCCGCGCCCAGCGCCGCATGTGGCTGATGGAGCGGCTCGGCGGCGCGGGCGACTCGTACCACGTACCGTTCGCCACCCGGGTGCGCGGTCCGTTCGACGCGGCCGCGTTCGCCACCGCCCTCACCCAGCTGGTGGCCCGGCACGCCATTCTCCGCACCCGCTACGCGGAGCACGACGGCGAGCCGTACCAGGAGGTGCTGCCGACGCCACGGACGGTCCCCGTGCACGTCGTCGACACCGGCGCGACGGACGCCCCGGAGCTGCTGCGGCGCGAGTCGGCCCGGCCGTTCGACCTCGCGGCCGGCGACGCCGTACGGGCCCTCGTCCTGCGCCACGGCCCGCAGGACCACACGGTGCTGCTGACCTTCCACCACATCGCCGTGGACGCCGCCTCACTGGAGACCGTGGCCACCGAACTCGCCGTCCTCTACGCGGCGGCCACCGACGGAACGGGTCGGCACGCGCTCGCCGCACCGCCGCAGTACGCCGACCACGCGCGCCGTGAGCACGACGACCTGCCCGGCTTCGAGGCGGAGCTGAACCGCTGGAGCGACCTGCTCGCCGACGCCGCCCCGCCGCGGCTGCCCCAGCCGGCGGCCGCCGCTGCCTCCACGGCGGCCCGTCCCGGTGCCGCGCACACCGTGCCGCTGGCGCCAGGGGTGCCCGACGCCCTACGGACGCTGGGTGCACAGCGCCGGGCCACGCTCTTCGCGGTGTCGCTCACCGCAGCCTTCGCCGCACTGCACCGCCTCACCGGCGGCGACGACCTCGTCATCGGCGTGGCCGGCACCCACCGCAGCGGAACCGCCATGCGCGGCCTCGTCGGCCTGTGCGTCAACACCCTGCCCGTACGGGTGGACGTCTCCGGCGACCCGTCCTTCGCCCAACTGCTGCGCCGGGTGAGCGACGCGCTCCTCGAAGCCCAGCGCCACCGGCACATCCCCTTCGACCTGGTCCTCGAACGCCTCGGCGCCGGGGCCCGCGGCGCCGACGGCACCGCACTGGTCCGCGTCACCTCGGACGTCCTCGGCGAGCCGACGGTCCTGCGGCTTCCGGGCACGACGGCGGAGTACGTCGACATCCCCTCCGACGGCGCGAAGTTCACCTTGTCCTACGGCCTGGTGCCGGGCGACGCCGCACCGCCCCTGGCGCTCGTCCAGTACGACGCGAACACGCTGGACGACACCGTGGCGGAGGCGGCCGCACGGGACTACGCGGCCCTGCTCCACGCGGTCGCGGCCGACCCGGAACGCGCCCTGAGCGAGCTGCCCCTCCCCGGTCCGAACGACGGCTCCGGCCCCCGGGACGGAGCCCATCGGGAGGCCGATGGGGAAGCCGATCGGGAAGCCGATCGGGAAGGTGACCGCCACCCGGCCGCGCAGGCGCTGCGCGCCCACCCGGGCGTGGCCGACGCCATGGTGGTCCAGCCCGAGCAGGGACCGTCCGTGGCCTATGCCGTCCTGCACGACAGCTTCGGCCCGTCCGGTCACGAACTGCTGGGCCTGCTCCGCCGGTCGCTCGCGCCCGAGGCCGTGCCCGCCACGGTCACGCTGCTCGACGCGCTGCCGCGCTCGGCCTCCGGGACGCTCGACCACGCCCGGCTGCCCGGGCCGTCCCTGCCGAGCAGCCCGTCCGGCCCCCGGGCCCGGGCGGTCGAGGAGGGTTTCACGGCCGTGCTCGGCGTCGCCCCGTCGCCGGACGACGACTTCTTCGCCCTCGGCGGCCACTCCCTGAAGGCCGTGCAGCTCGCCGAACGACTGCGTACGGACCTCGGACTGCCGCTCACGGGCCTCGACGTGCTCCAGGCCCGTACGCCCCGGGCGCTGACCGCGCTCCTCGACGAACGGGCGGCACGGCAGAGCGCCGCGAAGGCCGCGAGCAGGCCGGCCCCCCGCTCCCGGGACATCCGTCCGGGCACGGTGCTCGTCACCGGCGCGACGGGTGGCGTGGGCGCGTTCGTCGTACGTGAACTCGCCGCGCAGGGCCGCCCCGTGCTGGCCCTGGCCCGGCCCGAGTCCGCCCATCTGATCGCCACCGAGGGCGTCGACGTCATCGAGGGCGACCTCTCCGACCTGGCCGGGCTGCGGGACGCCGTCGCACAGGCGGACGCGGTGGTCCACGCCGCCTGCACCTTCACCCGGCACGACGTGGACCTGGCGGCGATGGAGACGATGGTCGACGCCTGGCGGCGCGGACCGTTCGTCTTCGTCAGCAGCGTCGACGCCTACGGGCACCCCGGGACGGACCGGGTCGCCGAGGAGTCGCCGTCCCACGAGCCCGTCAGCCCGTACGGGAGGGCCAAGCTCGACTGCGAGGCCGTGCTGCTGCGCGCCGCGGGGACCGAGGGGCGCGGGGGCGCGAGCGCCGTACGGTCACCGATCGTCTGGGGCGCGCACGACCGGCTGCGCGAACAGCTGCGCTGGGGTGCCATCGGCACGCTCTACCAGTCCGCCCGCCAGGGCCGGCCGATCGAACTGCCGCGCCCCGGCACCGGCGGACACGACTGGTACGGAGCCGCCTGGGTGCACGCGGCCGCTTTGGCCCGTGCGGTGGCCGAGTGCCTGGACCGGCCCGTGCACGGAGTCGCCAACGCGTGCAGCGGCCACGTGTCCTGGCACGACCTGGCACAGGACCTCACGGAACTGCTCGGCTCCCGCGCGGACCTCCGCGCAACCGGGACGGTTCCCCGGGACCTCGACCACCGCTGGCACTACGACAGCGCCCGCCTGGCCCGTCCTTTGCGCGCACGCCCGGGAGAGGACCGGCGGACCGTACTGGCAGAGATGATCGATGCCATGCCGCCTGACCACGGCTGA
- a CDS encoding non-ribosomal peptide synthetase, which translates to MTQSPTAVVHPATPTDTGPALSVAHGPSAEPTGVLARFEDWARRTPQAPAVIDRTQIWTYRDLDAAAELVATDLADRVRPGDLVGVCLDRSTALVVTAVALARLGAVYLPLGPRPGERRTQAVTEDLDVACLIGDPGVLPEEHRSGEHVPLPLPTSGVNAPATAVAAFADSVRGTRRAPEGALYAVLTSGSTGRPKAVAVAGSSLSVALDWYRAETGLAPGDRQSLLIGVAFDPHLLELWAALTSGAALVPAPDDTRWDSHVLTDWWRDTGLTHAVAATPTVEPLLDRPWPQDLKLRHLVVGGDRMRRRPAADVTATVHNAYGPAEATVVTTTHTMRGTDPEAGDPTPPPIGTALPGVTLVVTDDGGRPVARGQEGELRVGGHCLALGYLDPELTARRFTPPPQEPALAAIDRLYRTGDRVRMNADGSLDFLGRLDDQVKISGVRIEPVEVEAAFEQDPRVRTAVVTVLRDSSGHGRLVAHVRPADGAEPAAGDLLDAVRSWLPEQAVPTAVRIVDGFPLDANGKVDRPALAARARAAGAPGTATTDAAAHDTASASERLVLTTVRDLLGRPGIGLGDHFSDAGGTSVVAARLLATVERETGVRLRAPELLRSTDLRAFAALLDQRRTPRPEGA; encoded by the coding sequence ATGACCCAGTCCCCGACCGCAGTCGTCCATCCCGCCACGCCCACCGACACCGGACCCGCGCTGAGCGTCGCCCACGGCCCCTCCGCCGAACCGACCGGTGTGCTCGCCCGCTTCGAGGACTGGGCCCGGCGCACCCCGCAGGCCCCGGCGGTGATCGACCGCACACAGATCTGGACGTACCGGGACCTCGACGCGGCGGCCGAGCTGGTCGCCACCGATCTGGCCGACCGCGTCCGCCCCGGTGACCTGGTCGGCGTCTGCCTCGACCGGTCCACCGCCCTGGTGGTGACCGCCGTCGCGCTCGCCCGGCTCGGCGCCGTCTACCTGCCGCTCGGCCCCCGCCCCGGCGAGCGCCGCACCCAGGCCGTCACCGAGGACCTCGACGTCGCCTGCCTCATCGGCGACCCCGGTGTCCTGCCCGAGGAACACCGCAGCGGGGAGCACGTCCCGCTGCCGCTGCCCACCAGTGGTGTCAACGCCCCCGCCACCGCGGTGGCGGCCTTCGCCGACTCGGTCCGAGGCACCCGGCGCGCGCCCGAAGGCGCCCTGTACGCCGTCCTCACCTCCGGTTCCACCGGCCGCCCCAAGGCGGTCGCCGTGGCCGGGTCCTCGCTGTCCGTCGCCCTCGACTGGTACCGGGCCGAGACCGGCCTCGCACCGGGAGACCGCCAGTCCCTGCTCATCGGTGTCGCGTTCGACCCGCACCTGCTCGAACTGTGGGCCGCCCTGACCTCAGGTGCCGCCCTCGTCCCGGCCCCCGACGACACCCGCTGGGACTCGCACGTGCTCACCGACTGGTGGCGTGACACCGGCCTCACCCACGCCGTGGCGGCCACTCCCACCGTCGAGCCGCTCCTGGACCGGCCCTGGCCGCAGGACCTGAAGCTACGTCACCTCGTCGTCGGCGGCGACCGCATGCGCCGCCGCCCCGCCGCCGACGTCACCGCGACCGTCCACAACGCCTACGGCCCCGCCGAAGCCACCGTCGTCACCACCACCCACACCATGCGCGGCACCGACCCGGAGGCCGGCGACCCGACCCCGCCCCCCATCGGCACCGCACTGCCGGGCGTCACCCTCGTCGTCACCGACGACGGGGGCCGCCCCGTCGCCCGCGGGCAGGAGGGTGAACTGCGCGTCGGCGGCCACTGCCTGGCGCTCGGCTACCTCGACCCCGAACTCACCGCCCGCCGGTTCACACCGCCCCCGCAAGAACCGGCGCTGGCCGCGATCGACCGCCTCTACCGGACCGGCGACCGGGTACGGATGAACGCCGACGGCAGCCTGGACTTCCTCGGCCGTCTCGACGACCAGGTGAAGATCAGCGGCGTGCGGATCGAACCGGTCGAGGTGGAAGCCGCCTTCGAGCAGGACCCCCGGGTGCGCACCGCCGTCGTCACCGTGCTGCGCGACAGCTCCGGCCACGGCCGCCTCGTCGCCCACGTACGACCCGCCGACGGCGCCGAACCCGCGGCGGGGGACCTCCTCGACGCGGTCCGGTCCTGGCTTCCCGAGCAGGCCGTCCCCACCGCCGTACGGATCGTCGACGGCTTCCCCCTCGACGCCAACGGGAAGGTGGACCGGCCGGCCCTGGCAGCCCGGGCCCGGGCCGCGGGTGCGCCCGGGACCGCCACCACGGACGCCGCCGCCCACGACACCGCCTCCGCTTCCGAGCGGCTCGTGCTGACGACAGTGCGCGACCTCCTCGGCCGGCCCGGCATCGGCCTCGGCGACCACTTCAGCGACGCCGGCGGCACCTCCGTCGTCGCCGCGCGGCTGCTGGCGACCGTCGAACGCGAGACCGGAGTGCGCCTGCGCGCCCCCGAGCTGCTGCGCAGCACCGACCTGCGCGCCTTCGCCGCCCTCCTCGACCAGCGCCGGACCCCGCGCCCGGAAGGAGCCTGA
- a CDS encoding alpha/beta hydrolase has translation MHEYPQPQQPRRSRRKVWIASAVAVALLAGTGAGLIYWKTDWFDGNGESVSYGKPSAGAEEKKETGGGKQASAPSADPDVSLPTGPFTDFKQTVKLDDGTRISKARVKGAKSGFDGSVWVWTPKEYDRPEYAKSAFPVMIALPGGNGNADNYWATMPKLGLQKAVAEGAAAGKSLPFILVMPILNPDAKYYYDGSDIPGQAKMGTWIGEDVPDLARANFRTYKSRDGWAFMGNSSGAFVGLKQLLQKPDRFRAVIANGGEIVPDSPLWKGHQAEMDANNPEKLAPKLINDKGPEVNILFQYGTKEGGRDRMEKFQQQFGKGPIKVSIHEIQGGDHNGWDYVRGMTEGPLEQLSKLMKGPKPQ, from the coding sequence GTGCACGAGTACCCGCAGCCACAGCAGCCCAGGCGATCCCGCAGGAAGGTGTGGATCGCGTCCGCGGTGGCGGTGGCCCTGCTCGCCGGCACCGGCGCCGGGTTGATCTACTGGAAGACGGACTGGTTCGACGGGAACGGGGAGTCCGTCAGCTACGGGAAACCCTCTGCCGGTGCGGAGGAGAAGAAGGAGACCGGCGGCGGGAAGCAGGCCTCCGCGCCGAGCGCGGACCCGGACGTCTCCCTCCCCACCGGCCCGTTCACCGACTTCAAGCAGACGGTCAAGCTGGACGACGGCACCCGCATATCCAAGGCCCGCGTGAAGGGCGCCAAGTCCGGCTTCGACGGAAGCGTCTGGGTGTGGACTCCCAAGGAGTACGACCGCCCGGAGTACGCGAAGAGCGCCTTCCCCGTCATGATCGCGCTGCCCGGAGGCAACGGGAACGCCGACAACTACTGGGCGACCATGCCGAAGCTGGGCCTCCAGAAGGCCGTCGCCGAGGGCGCCGCAGCCGGCAAGAGCCTCCCGTTCATCCTGGTCATGCCGATCCTCAACCCGGACGCCAAGTACTACTACGACGGCTCCGACATACCCGGCCAGGCCAAGATGGGCACCTGGATCGGTGAGGACGTACCCGACCTCGCCCGGGCCAACTTCCGTACGTACAAGTCCCGCGACGGCTGGGCCTTCATGGGCAACTCCTCCGGCGCCTTCGTCGGCCTCAAGCAGCTGCTGCAGAAGCCGGACCGCTTCCGGGCCGTCATCGCCAACGGCGGCGAGATCGTCCCGGACTCCCCGCTCTGGAAGGGCCACCAGGCGGAAATGGACGCGAACAACCCCGAGAAGCTCGCCCCGAAGCTGATCAACGACAAGGGCCCCGAGGTGAACATCCTCTTCCAGTACGGCACCAAGGAAGGCGGCCGCGACCGGATGGAGAAGTTCCAGCAGCAGTTCGGCAAGGGGCCGATCAAGGTCTCGATCCACGAGATACAGGGCGGCGACCACAACGGCTGGGACTACGTCCGAGGCATGACGGAGGGCCCCCTGGAACAGCTCAGCAAGCTGATGAAGGGCCCGAAGCCGCAGTAA